DNA from Agarilytica rhodophyticola:
ATGTGAGAGTCCGACCAGGAGATTTAGTGGAGCTGCGAACATCTGTTGCTGTTGAAGAACAAGGTGTTTGGGTTCCAATCGCAGCACTTTCTGAAACGGTAAGAGGCTTATGGAGTGTTTATTTTGTTGATGAGTCGAACCTAGCTCAGCGTAAAGCTCTGGAAATAATATATCATAATAGTGATCAAGCTTTTGTTCGCGGTTCATTGAACCATGGTGATCGAATCGTGACTGAAGGAACGCACCGTATTGTTCCTGGACAGCAGCTGCGTATTATCGATAGCGCAGCCTTAGCACTGGGAGAATAAAAGATGAGTAATGATAAGTTACTACCCAATACTCAAATGTATCATAACCGTTATCTCTTGGTGTTAAGCATCATTATTATCTTAGTTGCGGGGTTATCTGCTTTTGCCAATTTACCGCGTTTGGAAGATCCTAGAATCACCAATCGGAATCCGACAGTACTTACTTTTTTCCCTGGTGCTTCCTCTGCCCGTGTAGAGTCTTTAATCACTAAACCAATTGAAGATGAATTGCGCGAATTACACGAAATTAAAACTATAGAATCGACCTCCCGTGATGGTGCTTCACTAATTTCTATTGAGCTGCAGGATTGGGTGGATGAAACCAATAATGAGCAGATTTTTTCAAAAATTCGTGCAGAGCTAGAAGATGCTGCCAGTTCTTTTCCTGCTGCTTCTGGTGAACCTGAATTTGATGATAAGCGAGGAGCAAGCGCCTTTACTTTGGTGGTAGAACTCTCGATACCTAAAGCAGCAAAAAGTCAATTAAATATTTTAACCCGACTGTCACAAGAGCTTGCTGACCGTTTACGTAATATTAGTAATACCGAACTAGTTAAACTCTACGGAGCACCACAAGAAGAAATTACAGTAGAAGTGATGGCGGATCAAGTTTCTGCATTAGGCCTGAATAATCAACAGATCGCCAACTTAATTCAAAAGGCAGATGCTAAGAAAACAGCGGGAGCTTTTCGCTCTTCAAAGCGCGACGTTTTGATTGAAGTGGCTGGAGAATTATCAACAGTAGATAGAATTGCAGCAATTCCCATCGAAAATGTTTATTTAGGGGATATTGCAGAGATTAAAAAAACAATTATGCAGCCAGAGACTGATATTGCTTTCAGCAAAGATGGTTATAGAAGCATTTATGTGGCAGCTCGCATGACAAACAATGTGCGAGTCGATGTGTGGACAGCACGTGCAAACGAAGTTTTAGGAATATTTAAGAAGGAATTTGGTAGCTCTGTTAGTATTGAAACAATTTTTGAGCAAAACCAATATACCGAAGATAGACTCAACAGTTTGTCGACAAATCTTATTTTGGGTGTGTTGGTAGTTATGTTAGTGGTATTGTTTTCAATGGGTTGGCGGCCTGCCTTAATTGTTGGTTTAGCTCTACCTCTCTCAATGGCCGGTGCACTTTTTTCGCTGAGTTTTTTTGGTGAGCAAATTCATCAAATGACTATTTTCGGGATGATAATCGCGATCGGATTATTAATTGATAATGCTATTGTTGTTACCGACGAAGTCCGGAAAAATATTCGTCAACGCAATATGAACGCGGCCGAGGCTTTATCTAATGCCGTGTCTCATTTAAAAATTCCACTGCTTGCTTCCACTCTAACAACTATTCTAGGGTTTATGCCTATTTTTTTATTGCCAGGGAATATCGGCGATTTTGTTTCTCCTATTGCGATTTCTGTTGTTATGGCCTTGGCACTTTCTTTTTGTATATCATTAACAATTATTGCTACCTTGGCTGCAATATTCACTAAGAAAAATGACGATACTGCTTCAGGTAGTGTTTCCAAAGCTTGGTGGCAAAATGGTATAGAAAATAAAACACTTGCGAAAAAATATCGTAGTTATTTGCATTATGCACTATTACATCCAAAAAGATCAGTACTAGTGGCGATGCTACTGCCTATCGCTGGAATCTT
Protein-coding regions in this window:
- a CDS encoding efflux RND transporter permease subunit yields the protein MSNDKLLPNTQMYHNRYLLVLSIIIILVAGLSAFANLPRLEDPRITNRNPTVLTFFPGASSARVESLITKPIEDELRELHEIKTIESTSRDGASLISIELQDWVDETNNEQIFSKIRAELEDAASSFPAASGEPEFDDKRGASAFTLVVELSIPKAAKSQLNILTRLSQELADRLRNISNTELVKLYGAPQEEITVEVMADQVSALGLNNQQIANLIQKADAKKTAGAFRSSKRDVLIEVAGELSTVDRIAAIPIENVYLGDIAEIKKTIMQPETDIAFSKDGYRSIYVAARMTNNVRVDVWTARANEVLGIFKKEFGSSVSIETIFEQNQYTEDRLNSLSTNLILGVLVVMLVVLFSMGWRPALIVGLALPLSMAGALFSLSFFGEQIHQMTIFGMIIAIGLLIDNAIVVTDEVRKNIRQRNMNAAEALSNAVSHLKIPLLASTLTTILGFMPIFLLPGNIGDFVSPIAISVVMALALSFCISLTIIATLAAIFTKKNDDTASGSVSKAWWQNGIENKTLAKKYRSYLHYALLHPKRSVLVAMLLPIAGIFVFTQLPTEFFPSADRDQFEIQVWLSEDASIKRTYNLADEMNKHIVEQDGVEKTMWLVGGSVPSVYYNQIMNKDNYPSYAHAVVFAESASSASRLIDSLQDSLDENFPQARVIVRAFAQGPSVSSPVSFRVVGPHVETLRSIGESIRLVLQNQTGVTHAFASTEGGKPKFWLNADEDKVKLAGLTLDDVSSQFQTQLDGVIGGTVLEDLQELPVRVKASDTIRGDLMRIASMKINAPAIDTWLPVSALGDITLKPEVTSITRRNGERVNTISAFLEPNIAPIDITNNVLNVLKESDFSLPSGYRIEVAGDADAQNQAVGQLLTYAPVLLVLMMATLILAFKSVTLALVIIVVALLSSGLGFLSLGIFGLPVGFNPLIGTAGLIGVAINGSIVVLAAIKSNSMARAGNVEAIIEETMGTSRHILSTTFTTVAGFGPLLMSGGTFWPPLAVVIAGGVGLSIILSLLFTPAVYCMLHPQKPRLSPVVQEAFI